The following is a genomic window from Alkaliphilus sp. B6464.
ATTTGCATTACAAAAAATAGAAAAATAATTTGAAATATTGTATAATATTATTTATGTAGTAAATAAATAAGGGGGAGATTTAATGATTTATCGCGAATATGGTAAGACAAGGAAAAAGGTCTCGGTTATTGGATTTGGCGGAATGCGTTTTGGGGAAGATAATGACTATAGCGCAGAGGTAGTTAGAAGGGCTAACGCCCTAGGGATTAACTATTTTGATACTGCTCCAGGCTATTGCGACGATAGAAGCGAAGCAATATTCGGACAAGCATTTAAAAATATGCCTGGACAATACTTTGTATCTACAAAAAGTAGCATAAATAAGGAAAAAACTGCGGATCAAGTTCGCTGGAGAATAGAAAACTCACTTAAAGTCATGGGTATAGAAAAAATTAATTTCTTTCATATGTGGTGCGTTATGGATTTAGATCAATACCATAATATAATGGCTCCGGGAGGACCATACGAAGGTGCTCTAAAGGCCAAGGAAGAGGGACTAATTGAGCATTTGGTATTTTCGACCCACTGTAAGGGTGAGGATATACGTAAGATTATTGAGGATAATGTGTTTGAAGGTGTACTTTTAGGTTATAATTTAGTAAACCATCCCTATAGGCAGGAAGGGGTAGAAGCTGCATTTGAACATAACTTAGGTGTAGTTACAATGAATCCTCAAGGTGGAGGATTAATTCCTCAACATAGGGATTATTTCGATTTTATTAGAGAGAGAGAAGATGAAACAGTGTCTCAAGCAGCACTAAGATTTAATGCAGCACAGAAAGGAATTACAGTAGTGTTAGCTGGTATGAAAACTATTGAAGAGGTAGAGGAAAATGTAAATGTAGCAGACTACCCACTTATAGTTTCAGATGAAAAACTAAAAGAAATTAAAAGTCGAATTACAGACAGTATGAACTTACTATGTACTACCTGTGGCTATTGTAGTAAATGCCCTCAAAAGATAAAAATACCTTCCTACATGGAAGCCTACAATCTTTCTTTATTAAAGGATGAAAACGAAACTAAGAAACGTATTAATTGGTTTAAGGATCAAGGTGTTTTAAAAGATGGAGCCAGTACAGCTGCCGATTGTATAGCGTGTGGCCTTTGCGAGACTCTTTGTACACAAAAACTTCCTATTATTGAGAGATTGAAGGAGATAGCTTTAAAATATTAAGATTACAATGAAGATTGAATACTCAGAAAATACAATCATAAAACAAAGCACTTGACAAGATAATTATAATTTGATATTTTATTATGAAACAATCTTATTAGACAGTAGAAAACTTTATATTTTGTAGAATATTTTTAAAAAAAATATCACTCATATAATACCGATAATATGGTTCGGAAGTATCTACCGGATGACCGATAATCATTCGACTATGAGTGGAATTATTATACTGAAAAGCTGGATCTATTTGTTTATATGCAATATAGGTTGTATTTATTAATCCTATATATTAGTATAATCAATATTAGTTTCATTAAACCCGTATAATAATTTCACTCTAAGGTTATATCTATAGAGAGAAATTACTATATGGGTTTTTGTGTTTAAAATTTATTTTTATATAAAAGATGAAAATAATAGAATGGAGGAGAGAATTATGGAAGATAAAATTGTAAAAGAAGGTATAACCTTTGATGACGTACTATTAATTCCATCAAAGTCTGAGGTATTGCCAAACCAAGTAGATGTTTCAACATATTTAACTAAAAAAATAAAACTTAATATTCCACTTATGAGTGCAGGAATGGACACGGTAACAGAGGCGAAGATGGCTATTTCTATGGCAAGAGAAGGCGGAATTGGAATTATCCATAAAAACATGTCTATAGAAGAGCAAGCACTAGAGGTAGATAAGGTTAAAAGAAGTGAGCACGGTGTTATTGTAGATCCATTCTTTTTATCTCCAGATCATATAATAGAGGATGCCTTAGAATTAATGGCAAGATATAGAATTTCTGGAGTGCCAATTACAGAAGCAGGTAAGCTTGTAGGGATTATTACTAATAGAGATATTCGTTTTGAAACAAACCATAAAAAGAAAATTAGTGATGCTATGACAAAGGACAATCTAATTACTGCAAGAGAAGGAATCTCTATGGATGAAGCACAAAAAATTCTAATGGCACATAAAATTGAAAAGCTACCTATTGTGGATGGAAATGGAATGTTAAAGGGATTAATTACAATTAAAGATATAGAAAAGGCAATTCAATATCCAAATTCTGCGAAAGATAGTAGCGGACGACTATTAGCAGGAGCTGCTGTTGGAGTTTCGAATGATATTATGGATAGAGTAGAAGCATTATATAAGGCTAAAGTAGACGTTATAGTTATAGATACTGCCCATGGACATTCTAAAGGAGTAATTGAAACAGTTAAAAAAGTTAAAGAAAAGTATAAAGATCTTCAAGTTATTGCTGGAAACATTGCAACAGGAGAAGCAGCTAGAGAGCTAATTGAAGCAGGAGTTGACGCTATAAAAGTAGGTATTGGACCGGGTTCTATTTGTACAACTAGAATAGTTGCTGGAATAGGTGTACCACAAGTTACTGCTGTTTATGACTGTGCAAAGGTAGCAAATGAATATGGTATTCCAGTTATTGCAGATGGTGGCATTAAGTATTCAGGAGATATTCCAAAGGCGATTGCAGCTGGCGCAAGTGCTGTTATGATAGGTTCTTTATTTGCTGGAACAGAAGAGAGCCCAGGAGAGACTATTATATTTAATGGTAGAAGCTTTAAAGTATACAGAGGTATGGGTTCTATTGCATCTATGGAAAAAGGAAGTAAGGATCGTTACTTCCAACAGGATAATAAAAAGTTAGTACCAGAAGGTGTAGAAGGTAAAGTGCCTTATAAAGGATATGTTAGAGAAACTATTTATCAACTAATTGGTGGGCTAAGAGCGAGCATGGGCTATTGCGGAACTGCAACTACGAAAGACCTACAGGAAAATGGTAAGTTTGTACGTATTACCGGAGCTGCTCTTCGTGAAAGCCATCCACATGATATAATAATTACAAAAGAAGCACCTAACTATAGTATCAGCGAATAAGAAAGAGGTGACCTATATGAAACAGGAATTAATATTAATATTAGATTTTGGCGGTCAGTATAATCAATTAATTGCACGTAGAGTAAGGGAACATAATATTTATTGTGAAGTTGTTCCTTATAAAATAAGCGCTGAAGAAATTAAAGCTAAAGATCCAAAAGGATTAATCTTTACTGGAGGGCCATCAAGTGTGTATGGGGAAAAAGCTCCTCAATGTGATAAAGAAATTTTTGAATTAGGAATTCCAGTTTTGGGAATTTGCTATGGTGGACAACTAATGGCTCATACATTAGGTGGAAAAGTAAATCGTGCTAAAAATAGAGAGTATGGAAAAACTGCTTTACAAATGAATAAAGACTCTAAGCTATTTAAAGGAATTCTACAAGACTCTATTTGTTGGATGAGTCACACTGATTTTATTGAAGCGGCACCTTCTGATTTTGAAATTAGTGCTACAACTTCAGATTGTCCCGTAGCTGCAATGGAAAATCAAAAAAGAGGACTTTACGCCGTACAATTTCATCCAGAAGTAGAACATACAGAAAAAGGGAAAGATATTATAAAGAACTTTCTATATGAAATCTGTAATTGTCAAGGAGATTGGACAATGGGGAATTATATAGAAAAAGAAGTAGAAGATATCAGAAAGTTAGTAGGAAATAGAAAAGTTCTATGTGCTTTATCTGGTGGGGTAGATTCTTCTGTAGCAGCTGTCCTTGTTCATAAAGCAATCGGTGATAACCTAACATGTGTATTTGTAGATCATGGATTACTTCGAAAAAATGAAGGGGATTGGGTTGAAGACATCTTTAAAAATCAATTTAAAATGAATTTTATTCGTGTTAATGCAAAGGATAGATTCTTAGAAAAACTAAAAGGTATAACAGATCCAGAAACAAAGAGAAAGTATATTGGAGAGTTATTTATCCGTGTTTTTGAAGAGGAATCTCAAAAACTTGGAGATTTTGAATTCTTAGTTCAAGGTACTCTATATCCAGATATTATTGAGAGTGGAACAGAAACAGCATCAGTTATTAAGAGTCATCATAATGTTGGGGGCTTACCAGAGGATATGAAGTTTGAGTTGATTGAGCCTTTTAAATTCCTTTTTAAAGATGAAGTTAGAATGGTAGGTACAGAATTAGGCGTACCAGAAGAAATTGTATGGAGACAACCTTTCCCAGGACCAGGACTAGCCGTAAGGGTATTAGGAGAGATAACAGAAGAAAAGCTGAACATTGTGAGTGAAGCTGATGCTATCGTTCGGGATGAGATTAAAAAAGCAGGATTAGATCGTGAAATATGGCAATACTTTGCTGTATTACCTAATATTAAGAGTGTTGGTGTTATGGGTGATGAGAGAACTTATTCTCATACAATTGGAATTCGTGCTATTACAAGCTCCGATGCTATGACAGCAGACTGGGCACGAATTCCTTATGAAGTTTTAGAGAATATGTCAAGACGAATTGTTAATGAAGTTGAAGGGGTTAATAGGATAGTTTATGATATTACCTCTAAACCACCAGCTACAGTTGAGTGGGAATAAAAGTAGATAGACGTGAAACCAATGTTTCCAATAGATTAAACATAATTTAATAAAAAAATTAAGTAGTTATGATACTTGTTAATTGAAACAAGGTCATAACTACTTTTATAGGTATTTTAAATTTCATCCCCATCTTCTACATATTCTAAAATATCACTAGGTTAACAGTCTAAAATTTTGCATAATGCTTCAAGTGTAGAGAAACGTATAGCTTTAGCTTTATTAGTTTTTAAAATTGAAAGGTTAGCCATGGTGATATCTAATTTCTTAGAAAGCTCAGTAGAACTAATTTTCCTTTTTGCTATCGTTACATCTAGATTTACTATAATCGCCATAACAGTCATCCTTTTATATAGTTTTATCATTTAATTCTATAGTTGTTTTAATAAAACAATAAATACACAAAATATATCATGAATAGTATTTTGTTTTTTATGGCGAAAAAATATATATGAAATGGAATAGAAATAATTCGAATATTAAATAGGATTCTATATTGTATAGTTCGGAAAATAGCATATTTAAAATAAAAAAAATATAAAAATGTTCGAAAATCCTATTGACCATAAAAGATATCTCTGTTATTATTAAAATGTAGTTAAGAAGTGTTAGAAAAACTGAATATAAATTCTAAATTTATATAATGCTAATAATATGGTTTAGCAGTCTCTACCGAATAACCGTAAATTATTCGACTATGAATGAAAGTGTACCTAGGGTTCCGACTAATATAATATGATATTAGTGCTGGTCCGAGCGGTACAAGCATGTTGTATGCTACACCGATGGGATAAAAACCCGGACGGATAGGTTTCATTCCTTGTAACCTATCTGTTCGGGTTTAATTTATTTATTTTAATAAGGCAATTATAAATATTCATAAATTTATTTTACTTAAGGAGGACTAAAAAATGAGTACAAAAAACACTAATGCATCAACATCAGCCTTAGATAGGTACTTTAGACTATCAGAAAATAAAACTGATGTAAAAACTGAAATTATTGCTGGTATTACTACTTTCATTACTATGGCCTATATTTTATTTGTAAATCCAGATATACTTTCAAAGGCAGGAATGGATTATAACGCAGTATTTTTAGCAACATGTTTATCAGCTGCACTTGGAACACTTATTATGGGACTTCATGCTAATATTCCATTTGCACAGGCACCTGGAATGGGACTTAATGCTTTCTTCACATACGGAGTTGTAATGAGCTTAGGATATACATGGCAACAAGGTTTAGCCGCAATCTTTATTTCAGGAATTTTATTTATAGTATTGACTGTTACTGGTGCAAGAGAATCTATTGTAGATTCAATTCCAGTATCTTTAAAACATGCTATCAGTGGAGGTATTGGACTATTTATCGCATTACTTGGATTCACAAATTCAGGAATCATTGTAGCAGATCCAAATACATTTTTAGCATTTAGTAGTTTTAACAGTGCTCCTGTTATTTTGGCTGTTATAGGCTTAGTGATTACGGGTGTATTGATGGTTAGGAATGTAAAAGGTGCTATTTTAATTGGTATAGTTACTACTACTCTTATAGGTATTCCTATGGGGGTAACTAATACAACTATAAATACATCATTTAATTTTGATTTAAGTCCAACATTTATGCAAATGGACTTTAAAGGACTATTGAAAATTGGTGAAGCAAGCTTTGTAGGTGCTTTAGCCAGTGTAGCAACGGTGGTTATTTCATTCAGTTTAGTAGATATGTTTGATACTATTGGAACTTTAATTGGTACAGCTACTAAGGCTGGAATGTTAGACGAAAATGGAAAACTTCCTAGTATGAATAAAGCTCTATTAGCAGACGCTGTAGCAACTTCTGCAGGGGCTATTTTAGGTACATCTACAGTTACAACCTTTGTTGAGTCAGCAGCAGGTGTAGCAGAGGGAGGAAAAACAGGTTTAACAGCTGTAACATCAGGACTATTATTCTTATTCTCAATATTTTTAGCACCATTTGCTTTAATGGTACCTGCACAGGCTACTGCTCCAGCCTTAATTATAGTTGGTGTTTTAATGATGGGAGCAGTTAAACAAGTTAATTTTGATGACTTTTCAGAAGCTTTGCCAGCCTTCTTTACAATTGCAATTATGCCATTTACCTATAGTATAGCTAATGGAATTGCTGCAGGATTAATATTCTATCCTATTATGAAAATAGCAACTGGCAAATCAAAAGAAGTTCATCCTACAGTGTATGTATTGGCATTATTGTTTATCCTTCGATTTACAATATTACCTCACTAGGCAAGACATAAGCAGCTAAGAAATTTCTTAGCTGCTTTAAAAAAACCAAAATTAGGTCAAAGGGGCGAGGGTTTTGGATAAAGATTTAAAATATGGAATAAATAGAATAAAAATAGGAATTATTGGCGGAGGACAATTAGGTAAGATGATGATTTTAGAAGGCAAAAAACTTGGAATACAGTTTATTATCCTAGACCCTGATAAAAGTTGTCCTGCCTCATCTATAGCCGATGAACAAATAGTTGGAGATTATTATGATGCCTCTAAAATTGAAGAACTGGCAGTAAAATGTCATATAGTAACTTATGAGCTGGAACATATAAATGCAAACATATTAATTGAGCTTGAGGAGAAGGGTTATAAAATAGAACCTTCACCTAGCACATTAAAAATGATTCAAAATAAATATAGACAAAAGCAATTTTTAAAAGGCCATAATATTGCAACTACCCCATTTGAGAAGGTAAATACTATAGATGATATTAAGAGCTATATTGCTAAAGAAGGTCTGCCAGTAGTGTTAAAAAGTTGTTATGGTGGTTATGATGGAAAAGGTAATAAGCTTATTAGAAAGGTTGAAGACATTGAAGTTGCCTACAAATTATTAAAAGTTGAGGGTAGAGAACTTATGGTTGAAAAGTATATTTCATTTACTAGTGAGGTTTCGATAATTGCGGCACGTAGTACCATAGGAGAAGTCAAAATCTATCCATTATCTGAAAATGTTCATGAAGACAATATATTAAGAACTACTATAGTACCAGCACGGTTTATGGATGACGTAGCAGATAAGGCAGAAAACTTGGCACTAAATATAATGGAAAAGCTAGATGGCGCAGGAGTATTTTGTATAGAGATGTTTATAGATAAAAATAAAGAAGTATTAATTAATGAAATAGCACCAAGAGTTCATAATTCTGGCCATTATACCTTAGAAGGATGTAATATATCCCAATTTGAACAACATTTAAGAGCTATTTTAGGATACCCTTTGGCAACTCCTTATTTAATTAAGCCGAGTGTAATGATTAATCTTTTAGGAGAAGAAGGTATAGAGGGTAAGGCTGTAATTCGCGGGTTAACAAGTACCTTGGAGAAGCAAGATGTGTATGTGCATTTTTATGGAAAAGAGTATACAAAGCCTTTAAGAAAAATGGGACATGCCACTTTATTAGGCGAAGATATTGAAGAAATATTAAAACGAGCTGAAATTATAAGGAATACACTTAAAATAACTAGTTGCTAGGAGTGATACTATGAAAAATCCAATTGTTAGTATTATTATGGGAAGTGATTCCGATCTTCCTATTATGAAGAATGCAGCAGAGATATTAGACAAGCTAGGTGTTTTATATGAACTTACTATAGTTTCTGCGCACCGTACTCCAGAGAGAATGTTTAGCTTTGCAAAAGGTGCAGCGGATAGAGGAATTAAGGTTATTATAGCGGGGGCAGGAGGTGCGGCCCACTTGCCAGGTATGGTGGCCTCAATTACTCATATACCAGTAATAGGAGTACCTATTAAAAGTAAAACCTTAGATGGAATAGATTCTTTATATTCTATAGTACAAATGCCATCTGGAGTTCCTGTAGCAACGGTAGGAATAAACGGTGGAACAAATGCTGGTATATTGGCGGCTCAAATTATTAGCATTGTAGATGAAAATGTAGGAAAAAAATTAATTAATTATAAATCAAACTTAACTAAAGCAGTTGAAGAAAAGGCAAAGAAACTTGAAGAAGTTGGATATAAAAACTATTAACTAAAATTATTGAATAGGGGGAAAAACAATGGAAAATAAATATGAAACTTTAGGATTAAAAAAGACAGAATACGAAAGAATAGTAGAAATTTTAGGAAGAGAACCTAATGAACTGGAATTAAATCTATACAGTGCTATGTGGTCAGAACATTGTAGTTATAAACATTCAAGAATTTTATTTAAACATTTTCCGACCTCAGGTAAAAGAGTATTACAAGGACCAGGAGAAAATGCTGGAATAGTGGATATAGGAGACAATATGGCAATTGCTATGAAAATAGAAAGCCATAACCATCCTTCTGCAATAGAGCCTTACCAAGGGGCTGCTACAGGGGTAGGAGGAATTTTAAGAGACATATATGCTATGGGAGCAAGACCTATTGCTTTATTAAGCTCATTAAGATTTGGGGATATAAAAACAGATGATAGAACTAAATTTCTAGTAGAAAAAGTATTTGAAGGAATGGCAGACTATTGTGATGGTGTAGATGTGCCAGCAGTTGGAGGAGAAATATACTTTAACGATTCTTACCAAGGAAACCCATTGGTAAATGCTATGTGTATCGGATTAATAAATCACGATAAAATACACCGTGCCAATGCTTCGGGAGTTGGCAACTCTATAATGTATCTAGGAGCTGCAACAGGAAGAGATGGTATTGGTGGTGCTAGCTTCGCATCAGCAGGGTTAGAAAACCAAACAGAAGGTGTATGTCCAATAGGGAATCCTGAAATAGGAAAGAAATTACTAGAAGCTTCTCTTGAGCTATTAGATACTGGTTGTATTGTAGGACTACAGGACTTAGGAGCTGCAGGACTTACATCAGCAAGCTGTGAAACAGCTACCCGTGGTGAAGGTGGTATGGAAATAGATGTTCTTAAAGTGCCTAGAAGGGTAGAAGGAATGTTACCAGTAGAAGTTATGATTTCAGAATCCCAAGAGAGAATGCTTTTAATAGTTGAAAAAGGTAGGGAAGAAGAAGTTAATAAAATTGTAGAAAAATGGGGGCTTCATTCAGTTATCATAGGTAAAGTAACTGACGATAATATGTTAACCATAAAAGAAGGAGATAAAATAGTAGGTAAAGTACCTGCTGCTAGCTTAGATTCTTCTGGAGCACCAAAATATGATAGTGATTTTGAAACACCTAAATATATTGATGAAGTTAGAAATATTAATCTTGACGAAATAAAGGAGCCGGAAAATTATAATGATGTATTATTAAAGCTTTTAGCTTCTCCTAATATTGCAAGTAGAGATTGGATGCATAAACAGTTTAATATTAATGATACTGAACAAGTAGAGGTAAAGGCTGGATCGGCAGCATCGGTTATTAAGATTAAAGGAACTAATAAGGGAATTGCTTTAACCACAGATTGTAATAGTCGCTATTGCTATTTAGATCCTAGAGAAGGTAGTAAAATTGCGGTGGTAGAAGCATCAAGAAACCTTGTATGTAGCGGTGCTAAACCTTTGGCTGTAACAGATGGACTTAACTTTGGAAATCCAGAGACAAAAGACGGATTTTGGCAGCTAAGAGAGAGTGCATTAGGCATAGGTGAAGCTTGTCGTGAACTAGATACTCCAGTTGTAGGCGGGAATGTTAGTCTTTATAATGAAACAGAAACAGGAAGTATTTATCCTACACCTATTATTGGAATGATTGGATTAATAGAAGATATAAATAAATCTATTACTATGAACTTTAAAGAAGATGGTGATGTAGTAATTCTTCTAGGAAAAACCAAAGAGGAGTTAGGAGGAAGTGAATATTTAGCAGAGATACATGGACTTGAAAAGGGTAAAATTTCAGATGTTAATTTTGCACTGGAAAGAAGATTACACAAGCTTATATTAGATGCGAATGATAAAAAACTGTTACAATCTGCCCAAGATGTATCAGAAGGTGGTTTAGCGGTAGCACTAGCAGAATGCGCAATGGAAAATGAAATGGGAGTAGAAGTTAAATTAGATAGTGAGCTTAGAAAAGATATTGCTTTATTTGGTGAAAGCCAATCAAGATTTATTATAAGTGTAAGACCTGAAAATCTAAATACTATAAAAGAGCTTATAGCTGAGAATAAAATACCAAACACAGTATTAGGAACTATTGGAGGAGAAAGCTTTAAAATTAGTATAAGTGGAGAAGAGATAATTAATCTGCCAATAGAGGGGATGAAAAAAACATGGAAAGATACCTTCGAACTTTTAATGAAATAAATAATGATAAGTTAGGTGAAGAATGCGGCATTATAGGTATGTATAAGTGGAAGGAAGATAATGCCTCTAAATTGCTTTTCTATGGACTTTATGCTCTGCAACACAGGGGACAGGAGAGTGCAGGTATTGCAAGTAATGATGGACAGAGGAGTTATCATTATAAACAAATGGGCCTTGTATCAGAAGTATTTGATGATAAAATATTAAGCCAGTTAGGTGGACATATAAGTATAGGCCATGTAAGATACGGGACTGTTGGTGGAAGTAAAGTGGAAAATGCCCAGCCCCTTATTGCTAAAATAGGGGAGAGTAGCATTTCAATGGCTCATAATGGAAGCTTAGTTAATGCAAAAGAAATAAAAAAAACATTGGAAAATAATGGGGAGGTTTTTAAAACCGCAATTGACAGTGAAGTAATCATTAAACTACTTTCTAAATATAGTGATGAGAATATTTTAAGTTCTATAGGAAAAACCATGGATTTAATTAAAGGTGCCTATGCATTAGTAATTATGACAGAAGAAGAACTTATTGGGATTAGAGACCCCTATGCCTTAAGACCTCTGTGTTTAGGTAAGCTAGATGATGGCTATGTATT
Proteins encoded in this region:
- a CDS encoding aldo/keto reductase, with product MIYREYGKTRKKVSVIGFGGMRFGEDNDYSAEVVRRANALGINYFDTAPGYCDDRSEAIFGQAFKNMPGQYFVSTKSSINKEKTADQVRWRIENSLKVMGIEKINFFHMWCVMDLDQYHNIMAPGGPYEGALKAKEEGLIEHLVFSTHCKGEDIRKIIEDNVFEGVLLGYNLVNHPYRQEGVEAAFEHNLGVVTMNPQGGGLIPQHRDYFDFIREREDETVSQAALRFNAAQKGITVVLAGMKTIEEVEENVNVADYPLIVSDEKLKEIKSRITDSMNLLCTTCGYCSKCPQKIKIPSYMEAYNLSLLKDENETKKRINWFKDQGVLKDGASTAADCIACGLCETLCTQKLPIIERLKEIALKY
- the guaB gene encoding IMP dehydrogenase; this encodes MEDKIVKEGITFDDVLLIPSKSEVLPNQVDVSTYLTKKIKLNIPLMSAGMDTVTEAKMAISMAREGGIGIIHKNMSIEEQALEVDKVKRSEHGVIVDPFFLSPDHIIEDALELMARYRISGVPITEAGKLVGIITNRDIRFETNHKKKISDAMTKDNLITAREGISMDEAQKILMAHKIEKLPIVDGNGMLKGLITIKDIEKAIQYPNSAKDSSGRLLAGAAVGVSNDIMDRVEALYKAKVDVIVIDTAHGHSKGVIETVKKVKEKYKDLQVIAGNIATGEAARELIEAGVDAIKVGIGPGSICTTRIVAGIGVPQVTAVYDCAKVANEYGIPVIADGGIKYSGDIPKAIAAGASAVMIGSLFAGTEESPGETIIFNGRSFKVYRGMGSIASMEKGSKDRYFQQDNKKLVPEGVEGKVPYKGYVRETIYQLIGGLRASMGYCGTATTKDLQENGKFVRITGAALRESHPHDIIITKEAPNYSISE
- the guaA gene encoding glutamine-hydrolyzing GMP synthase, whose amino-acid sequence is MKQELILILDFGGQYNQLIARRVREHNIYCEVVPYKISAEEIKAKDPKGLIFTGGPSSVYGEKAPQCDKEIFELGIPVLGICYGGQLMAHTLGGKVNRAKNREYGKTALQMNKDSKLFKGILQDSICWMSHTDFIEAAPSDFEISATTSDCPVAAMENQKRGLYAVQFHPEVEHTEKGKDIIKNFLYEICNCQGDWTMGNYIEKEVEDIRKLVGNRKVLCALSGGVDSSVAAVLVHKAIGDNLTCVFVDHGLLRKNEGDWVEDIFKNQFKMNFIRVNAKDRFLEKLKGITDPETKRKYIGELFIRVFEEESQKLGDFEFLVQGTLYPDIIESGTETASVIKSHHNVGGLPEDMKFELIEPFKFLFKDEVRMVGTELGVPEEIVWRQPFPGPGLAVRVLGEITEEKLNIVSEADAIVRDEIKKAGLDREIWQYFAVLPNIKSVGVMGDERTYSHTIGIRAITSSDAMTADWARIPYEVLENMSRRIVNEVEGVNRIVYDITSKPPATVEWE
- a CDS encoding helix-turn-helix domain-containing protein, whose product is MAIIVNLDVTIAKRKISSTELSKKLDITMANLSILKTNKAKAIRFSTLEALCKILDC
- a CDS encoding NCS2 family permease, whose amino-acid sequence is MSTKNTNASTSALDRYFRLSENKTDVKTEIIAGITTFITMAYILFVNPDILSKAGMDYNAVFLATCLSAALGTLIMGLHANIPFAQAPGMGLNAFFTYGVVMSLGYTWQQGLAAIFISGILFIVLTVTGARESIVDSIPVSLKHAISGGIGLFIALLGFTNSGIIVADPNTFLAFSSFNSAPVILAVIGLVITGVLMVRNVKGAILIGIVTTTLIGIPMGVTNTTINTSFNFDLSPTFMQMDFKGLLKIGEASFVGALASVATVVISFSLVDMFDTIGTLIGTATKAGMLDENGKLPSMNKALLADAVATSAGAILGTSTVTTFVESAAGVAEGGKTGLTAVTSGLLFLFSIFLAPFALMVPAQATAPALIIVGVLMMGAVKQVNFDDFSEALPAFFTIAIMPFTYSIANGIAAGLIFYPIMKIATGKSKEVHPTVYVLALLFILRFTILPH
- a CDS encoding 5-(carboxyamino)imidazole ribonucleotide synthase, encoding MDKDLKYGINRIKIGIIGGGQLGKMMILEGKKLGIQFIILDPDKSCPASSIADEQIVGDYYDASKIEELAVKCHIVTYELEHINANILIELEEKGYKIEPSPSTLKMIQNKYRQKQFLKGHNIATTPFEKVNTIDDIKSYIAKEGLPVVLKSCYGGYDGKGNKLIRKVEDIEVAYKLLKVEGRELMVEKYISFTSEVSIIAARSTIGEVKIYPLSENVHEDNILRTTIVPARFMDDVADKAENLALNIMEKLDGAGVFCIEMFIDKNKEVLINEIAPRVHNSGHYTLEGCNISQFEQHLRAILGYPLATPYLIKPSVMINLLGEEGIEGKAVIRGLTSTLEKQDVYVHFYGKEYTKPLRKMGHATLLGEDIEEILKRAEIIRNTLKITSC
- the purE gene encoding 5-(carboxyamino)imidazole ribonucleotide mutase; the encoded protein is MKNPIVSIIMGSDSDLPIMKNAAEILDKLGVLYELTIVSAHRTPERMFSFAKGAADRGIKVIIAGAGGAAHLPGMVASITHIPVIGVPIKSKTLDGIDSLYSIVQMPSGVPVATVGINGGTNAGILAAQIISIVDENVGKKLINYKSNLTKAVEEKAKKLEEVGYKNY
- the purL gene encoding phosphoribosylformylglycinamidine synthase subunit PurL gives rise to the protein MENKYETLGLKKTEYERIVEILGREPNELELNLYSAMWSEHCSYKHSRILFKHFPTSGKRVLQGPGENAGIVDIGDNMAIAMKIESHNHPSAIEPYQGAATGVGGILRDIYAMGARPIALLSSLRFGDIKTDDRTKFLVEKVFEGMADYCDGVDVPAVGGEIYFNDSYQGNPLVNAMCIGLINHDKIHRANASGVGNSIMYLGAATGRDGIGGASFASAGLENQTEGVCPIGNPEIGKKLLEASLELLDTGCIVGLQDLGAAGLTSASCETATRGEGGMEIDVLKVPRRVEGMLPVEVMISESQERMLLIVEKGREEEVNKIVEKWGLHSVIIGKVTDDNMLTIKEGDKIVGKVPAASLDSSGAPKYDSDFETPKYIDEVRNINLDEIKEPENYNDVLLKLLASPNIASRDWMHKQFNINDTEQVEVKAGSAASVIKIKGTNKGIALTTDCNSRYCYLDPREGSKIAVVEASRNLVCSGAKPLAVTDGLNFGNPETKDGFWQLRESALGIGEACRELDTPVVGGNVSLYNETETGSIYPTPIIGMIGLIEDINKSITMNFKEDGDVVILLGKTKEELGGSEYLAEIHGLEKGKISDVNFALERRLHKLILDANDKKLLQSAQDVSEGGLAVALAECAMENEMGVEVKLDSELRKDIALFGESQSRFIISVRPENLNTIKELIAENKIPNTVLGTIGGESFKISISGEEIINLPIEGMKKTWKDTFELLMK